One genomic region from Hemiscyllium ocellatum isolate sHemOce1 chromosome 13, sHemOce1.pat.X.cur, whole genome shotgun sequence encodes:
- the LOC132821602 gene encoding C-C motif chemokine 20-like, producing MGYKVTGLANLKFLVILIMIWFSGSHAVRIHVQDCCLKYSKGSLPFMRIAGYVEQKSNEACRIDAIVLYTVKGRWVCADPKHIWVKRALRYLSAKLEKMSQKNKVLQSTTASVN from the exons ATGGGATATAAGGTGACTGGTTTGGCTAATTTGAAATTTCTGGTGATCCTGATTATGATCTGGTTTTCTGGATCACATGCAG TACGTATACATGTGCAAGACTGTTGCCTGAAATATTCAAAGGGATCTCTCCCATTTATGCGCATTGCTGGCTATGTGGAGCAGAAGTCCAATGAAGCTTGTAGAATAGATGCAATTGT ACTGTATACTGTGAAAGGCCGGTGGGTTTGTGCAGATCCAAAACATATATGGGTGAAACGTGCACTTCGCTATTTAAG TGCGAAGCTGGAGAAAATGTCCCAGAAAAACAAAGTTCTTCAATCTACAACAGCAAGTGTTAACTGA